From Luteolibacter yonseiensis, one genomic window encodes:
- a CDS encoding glycosyltransferase family 32 protein encodes MSFPRIIHQSWKSSGLPGFLARRISTVREKHPDWEHRFHTEADMEEVVAECGVMPVEDFRRIPTEAGKEDVFRCAVLFRDGGVYCDPALEAVKPLEEMFGMAVWDGFVSGGEELLMTVDHPVHCEVVHGQDVVMNDFMVAMPRARFLGIYLGEVAAAAREGRLGGDPAESTGPLAISRMIDEHGGPSACGIALLPSSWVSPLPDMSLDFPEKDEYEGMIASGSWRRKMDLYLVKGWGES; translated from the coding sequence ATGTCATTCCCACGCATCATCCACCAGTCATGGAAATCCAGCGGGCTTCCCGGATTCCTGGCCCGCCGCATTTCGACCGTCCGCGAGAAGCATCCGGATTGGGAGCATCGCTTCCACACGGAGGCGGACATGGAGGAGGTGGTGGCGGAGTGCGGGGTGATGCCGGTGGAGGATTTCCGCAGGATTCCGACGGAGGCGGGGAAGGAGGATGTGTTCCGGTGCGCGGTGTTGTTCCGGGACGGAGGGGTGTATTGCGATCCGGCGCTGGAGGCGGTGAAGCCGCTGGAGGAGATGTTCGGGATGGCGGTGTGGGACGGTTTTGTCTCGGGGGGCGAGGAGCTGCTGATGACGGTGGACCACCCGGTGCATTGCGAGGTGGTGCATGGCCAGGATGTGGTGATGAACGATTTCATGGTGGCGATGCCGCGGGCGCGTTTCCTCGGGATATACCTGGGCGAGGTGGCGGCGGCGGCGCGGGAGGGCAGGCTGGGCGGGGATCCGGCGGAGTCGACGGGGCCGCTGGCGATCAGCCGGATGATCGACGAGCATGGGGGGCCGTCGGCGTGCGGGATCGCGCTGCTGCCGTCGTCGTGGGTGAGCCCGCTGCCGGACATGTCGCTGGATTTCCCGGAGAAGGATGAGTATGAGGGGATGATCGCGTCCGGGAGCTGGAGGAGGAAGATGGATCTGTATCTGGTGAAGGGGTGGGGGGAGAGTTGA
- a CDS encoding phage capsid protein: protein MPDLTIDQFYATQFDANWQHLVQQNEGRLHSVVRQETVKGKRKLLNFIGKSKARLITTRNGKTIPSNTPLAKRKLSLRSYDEVYHEDEWDADLLGDVTSPRSAVVISQASAFQRAMDEAVIKAATGTAYIGEDGSEPVDLPAGQKIAATYVHGGTGASSGLTLAKLIRAKSILGKNEAWGQNQSGVLGDKAYFVVSQKQLDDLLISVDVVSNSRYSDVKALVNGEVNHFMGFDFIRTELLDYDDVGGGIRTCFAFLSSGIAFSKNGLSTKIVVRDDLNETLQIRTKGSHGATRTEEEKVVAVYCDETP from the coding sequence ATGCCTGATCTCACTATCGATCAATTTTATGCGACCCAGTTCGATGCGAACTGGCAGCATCTCGTCCAGCAGAACGAAGGCCGTCTCCACAGCGTCGTCCGGCAGGAAACCGTCAAGGGGAAGCGGAAGCTCCTCAATTTCATCGGGAAGTCGAAGGCCCGCCTGATCACGACCCGCAACGGGAAGACCATCCCGTCGAACACTCCGCTGGCGAAGCGCAAGCTTTCGCTGCGCTCGTATGACGAGGTCTATCACGAGGATGAATGGGATGCCGATCTTCTCGGCGATGTGACCTCGCCGCGCTCGGCGGTGGTGATTTCCCAGGCGTCGGCGTTCCAGCGTGCGATGGACGAGGCGGTGATCAAGGCCGCGACGGGGACCGCCTATATCGGCGAGGACGGCAGCGAGCCGGTGGACCTTCCCGCGGGGCAGAAGATCGCGGCGACTTATGTGCATGGCGGCACCGGAGCGAGTTCCGGCCTGACGCTGGCGAAGCTGATCCGCGCGAAGTCGATCCTCGGGAAGAACGAGGCGTGGGGGCAGAACCAGTCCGGCGTGCTCGGGGACAAGGCGTATTTCGTGGTTTCCCAGAAGCAGCTGGATGATCTCCTCATCAGTGTGGATGTGGTTTCCAACAGCCGTTATTCCGATGTGAAGGCGCTGGTGAACGGCGAGGTGAACCATTTCATGGGCTTTGATTTCATCCGCACGGAGCTTCTGGATTATGACGACGTGGGAGGCGGGATCCGCACGTGTTTCGCGTTCCTGTCCTCGGGCATCGCGTTCTCGAAGAACGGTCTTTCGACGAAGATCGTGGTTCGTGACGACCTGAACGAGACGCTGCAGATCCGCACGAAGGGTTCCCACGGCGCGACGCGCACGGAGGAGGAGAAGGTGGTGGCCGTCTATTGCGACGAGACGCCCTGA
- a CDS encoding zeta toxin family protein: MNDRVLARMLAEPSRTGVVTVLAGGGGSGKSTASAAFVPESDFTFDTTLSSPYWAGKLQEQIRASGREMDVVYVHRRFPLAVDNMVRRYLKDEADGKVGRIVPLPVALSAHMGAQETILGMKDVSITIVDNNGKFGKSYEITLEDLAKDRYINTYEQDTRGERGGEEAARGGTDPKPERGSYQGRIDNGQDHRGVGPEARLENEGRQIIEDYRRRGRLTDTAADAFLGSFAGDPRGTVVVPEQAFHDQQHSESPPDGPVITINSPPSPPGNPFRGTDGSLAIKPRFHADSDPDLAAKEGEFIGILNRPVEEVDADYNAISDEHESSHGGKVISTDLPRKLLPVFAESKEGRKRYTSVTTAGARAYGRDRLWREINNRGDRRKLMFTAGGIAAGKSSVVTKEVIDAQDLVYDATLRETDWAISNIEKAIEQGWEVQIVYVQRPIGLALDGAADRAGKQGRSFPLADLPAAHGDAQRSIIEIAKRFEDNQAVQVQLWMNAGTRGEEPTPMSLSQLDKGGEYSYEHINATDTGRTTSLVRGDQEGGDQRLPESGSASERGAVIDAYRKALGNPDLSHEVLSGLAGKDEELRRILKESGR; this comes from the coding sequence ATGAACGACCGTGTACTGGCGAGGATGCTCGCCGAGCCGTCAAGAACCGGCGTCGTCACCGTGCTCGCCGGAGGAGGTGGCAGCGGCAAGTCCACCGCTTCCGCGGCTTTCGTTCCGGAGTCGGACTTCACCTTCGACACCACGCTCTCCAGTCCCTATTGGGCTGGGAAACTTCAGGAGCAGATCCGCGCGAGCGGCAGGGAAATGGATGTGGTTTATGTCCACCGCCGCTTCCCGCTCGCGGTGGACAACATGGTCCGCCGTTATCTCAAAGACGAGGCGGACGGGAAGGTGGGGAGAATCGTGCCACTGCCTGTCGCGCTTTCCGCGCACATGGGCGCACAGGAAACGATTCTTGGTATGAAGGATGTCTCCATCACCATCGTTGATAACAATGGAAAGTTTGGAAAGTCTTATGAGATAACACTGGAAGATCTGGCCAAGGATCGTTATATAAACACATATGAACAAGACACCAGAGGAGAAAGAGGCGGCGAGGAAGCTGCGCGCGGCGGCACTGATCCGAAACCTGAACGAGGGAGCTACCAGGGACGCATTGATAACGGACAAGATCATCGAGGAGTTGGACCGGAAGCACGCCTTGAAAATGAAGGCCGACAGATCATTGAAGACTACCGCCGGCGAGGACGGCTGACCGATACCGCGGCCGACGCCTTCCTAGGGAGTTTTGCAGGTGACCCGCGCGGCACGGTCGTTGTTCCGGAGCAGGCGTTCCATGATCAGCAGCACTCGGAAAGTCCGCCTGACGGTCCCGTCATCACCATCAACTCTCCGCCGAGTCCTCCAGGGAATCCGTTCCGCGGGACCGATGGCTCCCTGGCGATCAAACCCCGGTTTCATGCGGACAGCGATCCTGATCTCGCTGCGAAAGAAGGCGAGTTCATTGGAATCCTCAACCGCCCGGTCGAGGAGGTGGATGCCGACTACAATGCCATTTCGGACGAGCACGAAAGCAGCCATGGAGGAAAGGTCATCAGCACCGATCTTCCGCGCAAGCTCCTTCCCGTCTTCGCCGAAAGCAAGGAAGGCCGGAAGCGGTACACCTCGGTGACCACCGCCGGAGCCCGCGCTTACGGTCGGGATCGCCTCTGGCGTGAGATCAACAACCGCGGCGATCGGAGGAAGCTCATGTTCACCGCTGGCGGCATCGCCGCCGGGAAAAGTTCCGTTGTCACCAAGGAGGTCATCGACGCACAGGATCTTGTCTATGATGCGACGCTGCGGGAAACGGATTGGGCGATAAGCAACATTGAGAAGGCCATCGAGCAAGGCTGGGAGGTTCAAATCGTCTATGTCCAGCGCCCCATCGGCCTGGCTCTGGATGGAGCGGCCGACAGGGCTGGAAAGCAGGGACGTTCGTTCCCGCTCGCCGATCTTCCCGCCGCCCACGGAGACGCGCAGCGCAGCATCATTGAAATCGCCAAACGATTCGAAGACAACCAGGCGGTGCAAGTCCAGTTGTGGATGAACGCCGGCACACGGGGGGAGGAACCTACCCCAATGTCGCTGTCCCAACTTGACAAAGGAGGTGAATATTCATATGAACACATCAATGCCACTGACACCGGAAGAACGACAAGCTTGGTCCGAGGCGACCAAGAAGGGGGTGATCAACGCCTTCCAGAATCTGGGAGCGCCTCCGAAAGAGGAGCAGTCATCGACGCCTACCGAAAAGCACTCGGAAACCCGGACCTCTCCCACGAAGTCCTTTCCGGACTCGCCGGAAAAGACGAGGAGCTCCGGCGAATCCTGAAGGAAAGCGGGAGATAG